The Mytilus galloprovincialis chromosome 4, xbMytGall1.hap1.1, whole genome shotgun sequence genome contains a region encoding:
- the LOC143071673 gene encoding uncharacterized protein LOC143071673, with protein MKTAFGNLVFLFVLWEVMLIQQIGTKPVEPPHTSNTADTGSHASKPVDTGTQKVPSKPVDTSKQGSQQDDTGRPADTGVPASKPADSITPQQPSKPVDTSKQQGSQSDDTRSPSSKPADPVNQQEPSSPVDTGKQQGSRTDDTRIPASNVADPVNQQEPSTPVDTGKQQGSRPDDTRIPASNVADPGNPPGPSPPVDTSKQQGSHSDDTAGSQASKPANLNSPQVPSKPIDTIKQQGSHQDDTRSSASKPADPVNQPSTQVDTNKQQGSRPDNAGSHASKPADTGRLASNPADSGGPSSKQADPINQQQPFIPLETSKQQGSQADDARIQAPKPANPGSPQDPAKPVDTSKQQGSQSDDISSPASKQVDTGSQASIPADPSNQLPFMPADTINQQGSLPDDTGSQATKPANTGTPQSPANPVDTSKQASKPDDIGSQAAKPADRINQQQPSTPVDKPVDTSKQQGSPLDNTVSPASKPADPGNQQFPSKPAETGSKQGSTSDDTGSQREPKPVVSVDQSATTECPNLPTRYEDNLLIIESKDCEIVVEPADIKDVDLDDRDNRGKGKGRKSKPKKHMKEYRPKATFKYINKANQQLNDDQTVVSSGSCPELPTKRVFNVVTIELIPGQCEIELELEKIERDDQLDKKGKGKKGKGGKGKKHSTRPDKKLLEMVPAVSFRSKQTQPQLP; from the exons ATGAAGACAGCGTTTGGAAATCTTGTTTTTCTATTTGTGTTATGGG AAGTGATGTTAATACAACAAATTGGGACAAAACCTGTCGAACCCCCACACACATCTAATACAGCTGATACCGGAAGTCATGCCTCTAAGCCAGTTGATACCGGTACTCAAAAGGTTCCCTCAAAGCCAGTAGATACCAGCAAACAAGGATCGCAGCAAGATGATACCGGAAGGCCAGCAGATACCGGAGTACCAGCATCGAAACCAGCTGATTCCATTACACCACAACAACCGTCTAAGCCAGTAGATACCAGCAAACAGCAAGGATCTCAGTCAGATGATACGAGAAGTCCATCATCTAAACCAGCTGATCCCGTTAACCAACAAGAGCCCTCTTCGCCAGTAGATACAGGCAAACAGCAAGGTTCTAGGACAGATGATACTAGAATTCCAGCATCAAATGTAGCTGATCCCGTTAACCAACAAGAGCCCTCTACGCCAGTAGATACAGGCAAACAGCAAGGTTCTAGGCCAGATGATACTAGAATTCCAGCATCAAATGTAGCTGATCCTGGTAATCCACCAGGTCCCTCACCGCCAGTAGATACAAGCAAACAGCAAGGATCTCATTCAGATGATACAGCTGGAAGTCAGGCATCTAAACCAGCTAATCTTAATAGTCCACAAGTTCCATCTAAACCTATAGATACCATCAAACAGCAAGGATCTCATCAAGATGATACAAGAAGTTCGGCATCTAAGCCAGCTGATCCAGTTAACCAGCCCTCTACACAAGTTGATACAAACAAACAGCAAGGTTCTAGGCCAGATAATGCTGGAAGTCATGCATCCAAACCAGCTGATACTGGACGTCTAGCATCTAATCCAGCTGATTCCGGAGGTCCATCATCGAAACAAGCTGACCCCATTAACCAACAACAACCTTTTATACCACTTGAAACCAGCAAACAACAAGGGTCTCAGGCAGATGACGCCAGAATTCAAGCACCTAAACCAGCTAATCCTGGCAGTCCACAAGATCCCGCAAAGCCAGTAGACACAAGCAAACAACAAGGATCTCAGTCAGATGATATAAGCAGTCCAGCATCTAAGCAAGTTGATACCGGTAGTCAAGCATCGATACCAGCTGATCCATCTAACCAACTACCTTTTATGCCAGCAGATACTATCAATCAGCAAGGATCTTTGCCAGATGATACTGGGAGTCAAGCAACTAAGCCAGCTAATACCGGTACTCCACAAAGTCCCGCAAATCCAGTAGATACCAGCAAACAAGCATCTAAGCCAGATGATATCGGAAGTCAAGCAGCTAAACCAGCTGATCGAATTAACCAACAACAGCCCTCTACGCCAGTTGATAAGCCGGTAGATACCAGCAAACAACAAGGATCGCCGCTAGATAATACCGTAAGTCCAGCATCTAAACCAGCTGATCCCGGTAATCAACAATTTCCTTCTAAACCAGCTGAAACTGGTAGCAAACAAGGATCTACGTCAGACGATACCGGAAGTCAACGAGAACCTAAGCCAGTTGTTTCTGTAGATCAATCAGCCACTACAGAATGCCCGAATTTACCAACACGATATGAGGATAACTTACTCATTATTGAATCAAAAGACTGTGAAAT TGTGGTAGAACCTGCAGATATTAAAGACGTAGATTTAGACGACAG AGACAATAGAGGAAAAGGCAAAGGCAGAAAATCCAAACCGAAGAAACACAT GAAAGAATACCGGCCAAAGGCAACATTTAAATATATCAACAAAGCAAACCAACAATTGAATGATGACCAGACAGTGGTCTCATCCGGGTCCTGTCCAGAATTACCAACAAAACGTGTGTTCAATGTAGTAACAATAGAACTGATTCCAGGTCAATGTGAAAT AG